The following are encoded together in the Bactrocera neohumeralis isolate Rockhampton chromosome 6, APGP_CSIRO_Bneo_wtdbg2-racon-allhic-juicebox.fasta_v2, whole genome shotgun sequence genome:
- the LOC126763540 gene encoding pantothenate kinase 3 isoform X3 — translation MHLEAALELLRTGDFSMPWFGMDIGGTLTKLVYFEPKDITPDEQDQEAEILRNIRRYLTKNSAYGKTGHRDTHLQMDNVEIRKRRGSLHFIRFQTTDMSNFLLLAKQKGMAELVTTVCATGGGAFKFENEFRQQVNMKLAKFDELDTLIKGILFAEVQNPTECYFYENARDIMKSEKRAFDFSKPYPFILVNVGSGVSILAVYGPDNYKRVSGTSLGGGTFLGLCCLLTGCNSFEEAIQLATKGDNRKVDKLVRDIYGGDYDRFGLTGDLVASSFGQMHIKDKRSSVSREDLANATLVTITNNIGSIARMCALNEKMDKVVFVGNFLRVNPISMKLLAYAMEFWSNGTLKALFLEHEGYFGALGCLLQFNGEIAAALNETAETSQQTQKSETTADTFSNTINSTTSPHSNNTNNSDS, via the exons ATGCATTTAGAAGCTGCTTTGGAACTTCTACGCACAGGTGATTTTT CAATGCCTTGGTTCGGCATGGATATCGGCGGTACACTTACAAAGCTAGTCTACTTTGAACCAAAGGATATAACACCCGACGAACAGGATCAAGAGGCTGAAATTCTACGAAATATACGTCGTTATTTGACGAAAAATTCTGCTTACGGCAAAACAGGACATCGTGATACACATCTACAG ATGGACAACGTTGAGATACGCAAACGCCGTGGCTCATTGCATTTTATCCGCTTCCAAACAACCGACATGAGCAATTTCCTCCTGTTGGCCAAACAAAAGGGCATGGCCGAACTGGTGACCACCGTTTGTGCAACGGGTGGTGGTGCATTCAAATTTGAGAATGAATTCCGGCAG CAAGTCAACATGAAACTCGCCAAATTCGATGAACTCGACACGCTCATCAAAGGCATACTCTTTGCCGAGGTGCAAAATCCCACAGAGTGCTATTTCTATGAGAATGCACGTGATATTAT GAAAAGTGAAAAGCGCGCTTTTGATTTCTCGAAACCATATCCCTTCATATTGGTTAATGTCGGCTCGGGTGTGTCGATATTGGCTGTATATGGACCAGACAACTATAAACGTGTCTCAGGCACAAG TTTGGGTGGTGGTACATTCCTTGGTCTCTGTTGCTTACTAACAGGCTGCAATTCATTCGAGGAGGCTATACAGCTCGCAACAAAGGGTGACAATCGTAAAGTGGATAAACTGGTGCGTGATATTTACGGCGGCGATTATGATCGCTTTGGCTTAACGGGAGATTTAGTGGCGTCaag ttttggACAAATGCATATTAAGGATAAACGCTCATCCGTGTCGCGTGAGGATTTGGCCAACGCCACATTGGTAACAATTACCAATAATATTGGTTCAATTGCACGCATGTGTGCGCTAAATGAAAAAATGGACAAG GTCGTATTTGTGGGCAACTTTTTGCGTGTAAAtccgatttcaatgaaactaCTCGCCTACGCCATGGAATTCTGGTCGAATGGCACACTCAAGGCGCTCTTCCTCGAACACGAAGGCTATTTCGGTGCATTAGGTTGCCTATTGCAGTTCAATGGTGAAATTGCGGCCGCATTGAATGAGACAGCAGAAACGTCACAACAGACACAAAAAAGCGAAACAACAGctgatactttttcaaataccataAATTCCACAACTTCGCCACACAGTAATAATACCAATAATAGTGATAGTTGA
- the LOC126763540 gene encoding pantothenate kinase 3 isoform X5, translated as MHLEAALELLRTAMPWFGMDIGGTLTKLVYFEPKDITPDEQDQEAEILRNIRRYLTKNSAYGKTGHRDTHLQMDNVEIRKRRGSLHFIRFQTTDMSNFLLLAKQKGMAELVTTVCATGGGAFKFENEFRQQVNMKLAKFDELDTLIKGILFAEVQNPTECYFYENARDIMKSEKRAFDFSKPYPFILVNVGSGVSILAVYGPDNYKRVSGTSLGGGTFLGLCCLLTGCNSFEEAIQLATKGDNRKVDKLVRDIYGGDYDRFGLTGDLVASSFGQMHIKDKRSSVSREDLANATLVTITNNIGSIARMCALNEKMDKVVFVGNFLRVNPISMKLLAYAMEFWSNGTLKALFLEHEGYFGALGCLLQFNGEIAAALNETAETSQQTQKSETTADTFSNTINSTTSPHSNNTNNSDS; from the exons ATGCATTTAGAAGCTGCTTTGGAACTTCTACGCACAG CAATGCCTTGGTTCGGCATGGATATCGGCGGTACACTTACAAAGCTAGTCTACTTTGAACCAAAGGATATAACACCCGACGAACAGGATCAAGAGGCTGAAATTCTACGAAATATACGTCGTTATTTGACGAAAAATTCTGCTTACGGCAAAACAGGACATCGTGATACACATCTACAG ATGGACAACGTTGAGATACGCAAACGCCGTGGCTCATTGCATTTTATCCGCTTCCAAACAACCGACATGAGCAATTTCCTCCTGTTGGCCAAACAAAAGGGCATGGCCGAACTGGTGACCACCGTTTGTGCAACGGGTGGTGGTGCATTCAAATTTGAGAATGAATTCCGGCAG CAAGTCAACATGAAACTCGCCAAATTCGATGAACTCGACACGCTCATCAAAGGCATACTCTTTGCCGAGGTGCAAAATCCCACAGAGTGCTATTTCTATGAGAATGCACGTGATATTAT GAAAAGTGAAAAGCGCGCTTTTGATTTCTCGAAACCATATCCCTTCATATTGGTTAATGTCGGCTCGGGTGTGTCGATATTGGCTGTATATGGACCAGACAACTATAAACGTGTCTCAGGCACAAG TTTGGGTGGTGGTACATTCCTTGGTCTCTGTTGCTTACTAACAGGCTGCAATTCATTCGAGGAGGCTATACAGCTCGCAACAAAGGGTGACAATCGTAAAGTGGATAAACTGGTGCGTGATATTTACGGCGGCGATTATGATCGCTTTGGCTTAACGGGAGATTTAGTGGCGTCaag ttttggACAAATGCATATTAAGGATAAACGCTCATCCGTGTCGCGTGAGGATTTGGCCAACGCCACATTGGTAACAATTACCAATAATATTGGTTCAATTGCACGCATGTGTGCGCTAAATGAAAAAATGGACAAG GTCGTATTTGTGGGCAACTTTTTGCGTGTAAAtccgatttcaatgaaactaCTCGCCTACGCCATGGAATTCTGGTCGAATGGCACACTCAAGGCGCTCTTCCTCGAACACGAAGGCTATTTCGGTGCATTAGGTTGCCTATTGCAGTTCAATGGTGAAATTGCGGCCGCATTGAATGAGACAGCAGAAACGTCACAACAGACACAAAAAAGCGAAACAACAGctgatactttttcaaataccataAATTCCACAACTTCGCCACACAGTAATAATACCAATAATAGTGATAGTTGA
- the LOC126763540 gene encoding pantothenate kinase 3 isoform X2, translating into MQDEKMLRSQLAKGKHLKTMPWFGMDIGGTLTKLVYFEPKDITPDEQDQEAEILRNIRRYLTKNSAYGKTGHRDTHLQMDNVEIRKRRGSLHFIRFQTTDMSNFLLLAKQKGMAELVTTVCATGGGAFKFENEFRQQVNMKLAKFDELDTLIKGILFAEVQNPTECYFYENARDIMKSEKRAFDFSKPYPFILVNVGSGVSILAVYGPDNYKRVSGTSLGGGTFLGLCCLLTGCNSFEEAIQLATKGDNRKVDKLVRDIYGGDYDRFGLTGDLVASSFGQMHIKDKRSSVSREDLANATLVTITNNIGSIARMCALNEKMDKVVFVGNFLRVNPISMKLLAYAMEFWSNGTLKALFLEHEGYFGALGCLLQFNGEIAAALNETAETSQQTQKSETTADTFSNTINSTTSPHSNNTNNSDS; encoded by the exons CAATGCCTTGGTTCGGCATGGATATCGGCGGTACACTTACAAAGCTAGTCTACTTTGAACCAAAGGATATAACACCCGACGAACAGGATCAAGAGGCTGAAATTCTACGAAATATACGTCGTTATTTGACGAAAAATTCTGCTTACGGCAAAACAGGACATCGTGATACACATCTACAG ATGGACAACGTTGAGATACGCAAACGCCGTGGCTCATTGCATTTTATCCGCTTCCAAACAACCGACATGAGCAATTTCCTCCTGTTGGCCAAACAAAAGGGCATGGCCGAACTGGTGACCACCGTTTGTGCAACGGGTGGTGGTGCATTCAAATTTGAGAATGAATTCCGGCAG CAAGTCAACATGAAACTCGCCAAATTCGATGAACTCGACACGCTCATCAAAGGCATACTCTTTGCCGAGGTGCAAAATCCCACAGAGTGCTATTTCTATGAGAATGCACGTGATATTAT GAAAAGTGAAAAGCGCGCTTTTGATTTCTCGAAACCATATCCCTTCATATTGGTTAATGTCGGCTCGGGTGTGTCGATATTGGCTGTATATGGACCAGACAACTATAAACGTGTCTCAGGCACAAG TTTGGGTGGTGGTACATTCCTTGGTCTCTGTTGCTTACTAACAGGCTGCAATTCATTCGAGGAGGCTATACAGCTCGCAACAAAGGGTGACAATCGTAAAGTGGATAAACTGGTGCGTGATATTTACGGCGGCGATTATGATCGCTTTGGCTTAACGGGAGATTTAGTGGCGTCaag ttttggACAAATGCATATTAAGGATAAACGCTCATCCGTGTCGCGTGAGGATTTGGCCAACGCCACATTGGTAACAATTACCAATAATATTGGTTCAATTGCACGCATGTGTGCGCTAAATGAAAAAATGGACAAG GTCGTATTTGTGGGCAACTTTTTGCGTGTAAAtccgatttcaatgaaactaCTCGCCTACGCCATGGAATTCTGGTCGAATGGCACACTCAAGGCGCTCTTCCTCGAACACGAAGGCTATTTCGGTGCATTAGGTTGCCTATTGCAGTTCAATGGTGAAATTGCGGCCGCATTGAATGAGACAGCAGAAACGTCACAACAGACACAAAAAAGCGAAACAACAGctgatactttttcaaataccataAATTCCACAACTTCGCCACACAGTAATAATACCAATAATAGTGATAGTTGA
- the LOC126763540 gene encoding pantothenate kinase 3 isoform X4, producing MQDEKMLRSQLAKAMPWFGMDIGGTLTKLVYFEPKDITPDEQDQEAEILRNIRRYLTKNSAYGKTGHRDTHLQMDNVEIRKRRGSLHFIRFQTTDMSNFLLLAKQKGMAELVTTVCATGGGAFKFENEFRQQVNMKLAKFDELDTLIKGILFAEVQNPTECYFYENARDIMKSEKRAFDFSKPYPFILVNVGSGVSILAVYGPDNYKRVSGTSLGGGTFLGLCCLLTGCNSFEEAIQLATKGDNRKVDKLVRDIYGGDYDRFGLTGDLVASSFGQMHIKDKRSSVSREDLANATLVTITNNIGSIARMCALNEKMDKVVFVGNFLRVNPISMKLLAYAMEFWSNGTLKALFLEHEGYFGALGCLLQFNGEIAAALNETAETSQQTQKSETTADTFSNTINSTTSPHSNNTNNSDS from the exons CAATGCCTTGGTTCGGCATGGATATCGGCGGTACACTTACAAAGCTAGTCTACTTTGAACCAAAGGATATAACACCCGACGAACAGGATCAAGAGGCTGAAATTCTACGAAATATACGTCGTTATTTGACGAAAAATTCTGCTTACGGCAAAACAGGACATCGTGATACACATCTACAG ATGGACAACGTTGAGATACGCAAACGCCGTGGCTCATTGCATTTTATCCGCTTCCAAACAACCGACATGAGCAATTTCCTCCTGTTGGCCAAACAAAAGGGCATGGCCGAACTGGTGACCACCGTTTGTGCAACGGGTGGTGGTGCATTCAAATTTGAGAATGAATTCCGGCAG CAAGTCAACATGAAACTCGCCAAATTCGATGAACTCGACACGCTCATCAAAGGCATACTCTTTGCCGAGGTGCAAAATCCCACAGAGTGCTATTTCTATGAGAATGCACGTGATATTAT GAAAAGTGAAAAGCGCGCTTTTGATTTCTCGAAACCATATCCCTTCATATTGGTTAATGTCGGCTCGGGTGTGTCGATATTGGCTGTATATGGACCAGACAACTATAAACGTGTCTCAGGCACAAG TTTGGGTGGTGGTACATTCCTTGGTCTCTGTTGCTTACTAACAGGCTGCAATTCATTCGAGGAGGCTATACAGCTCGCAACAAAGGGTGACAATCGTAAAGTGGATAAACTGGTGCGTGATATTTACGGCGGCGATTATGATCGCTTTGGCTTAACGGGAGATTTAGTGGCGTCaag ttttggACAAATGCATATTAAGGATAAACGCTCATCCGTGTCGCGTGAGGATTTGGCCAACGCCACATTGGTAACAATTACCAATAATATTGGTTCAATTGCACGCATGTGTGCGCTAAATGAAAAAATGGACAAG GTCGTATTTGTGGGCAACTTTTTGCGTGTAAAtccgatttcaatgaaactaCTCGCCTACGCCATGGAATTCTGGTCGAATGGCACACTCAAGGCGCTCTTCCTCGAACACGAAGGCTATTTCGGTGCATTAGGTTGCCTATTGCAGTTCAATGGTGAAATTGCGGCCGCATTGAATGAGACAGCAGAAACGTCACAACAGACACAAAAAAGCGAAACAACAGctgatactttttcaaataccataAATTCCACAACTTCGCCACACAGTAATAATACCAATAATAGTGATAGTTGA